A window from Chrysiogenia bacterium encodes these proteins:
- the tilS gene encoding tRNA lysidine(34) synthetase TilS → MATKPRKGPSEGPRAFERRVERMLARRGVRGRGWLVALSGGADSVALLRVLVALSPRMGELFALHVHHGLRGKSADADAEFCRTLCKELGVPFRVVRLKLKKGPALAERARAGRYRLLEKERERRGAKWVALAHHADDQAETVLARLARGAPASGLAGIPAVREPFVRPLIEESRASILHYLESLAQDWREDPSNASDAAERNRIRRNIIPVIERELRRPVGEALARVGAESAEIADFIGAEAAKARKKIEKQAAEKRRYSLAALGKLAAPVRRELWRQVLGDLAGARRASARQVDALEELLASGEGQVALPGGAKAGVSARSLIITK, encoded by the coding sequence CGTGCGCGGGCGCGGCTGGCTCGTGGCGCTCTCGGGCGGCGCCGACTCCGTGGCGCTCCTCCGGGTGCTCGTCGCGCTCTCGCCGCGCATGGGGGAGCTCTTCGCGCTCCATGTTCACCACGGGCTTCGCGGAAAGAGCGCCGACGCCGACGCCGAGTTCTGCCGCACGCTTTGCAAGGAGCTTGGCGTGCCGTTCCGCGTGGTGCGCCTCAAGCTCAAGAAGGGCCCGGCGCTGGCCGAGCGGGCGAGGGCGGGCCGCTACCGGTTGCTCGAAAAGGAGCGCGAGCGCCGCGGCGCCAAGTGGGTCGCGCTGGCCCACCACGCCGACGACCAGGCAGAGACCGTGCTGGCGCGCCTGGCGCGCGGCGCGCCGGCCTCGGGGCTGGCGGGAATTCCGGCGGTGCGCGAGCCATTCGTGCGACCGCTCATCGAAGAGAGCCGGGCGAGCATCCTTCACTACCTTGAAAGCCTCGCGCAGGACTGGCGCGAAGATCCAAGCAACGCCTCCGATGCTGCCGAGCGAAACCGCATCCGCCGTAACATCATCCCGGTCATCGAGCGCGAGCTGCGCCGCCCGGTGGGGGAGGCCCTGGCGAGGGTCGGCGCCGAGTCCGCAGAAATCGCGGATTTCATCGGGGCGGAGGCGGCGAAGGCTCGGAAAAAGATCGAAAAGCAGGCGGCGGAAAAGCGGCGCTACAGCCTTGCGGCGCTTGGGAAACTGGCAGCCCCGGTCCGGCGCGAGCTCTGGCGGCAGGTGCTGGGCGATCTCGCCGGTGCCCGCCGCGCGAGCGCGCGGCAGGTGGATGCTCTGGAGGAATTGCTGGCCAGCGGGGAAGGGCAGGTGGCGCTTCCCGGGGGCGCAAAGGCCGGCGTGAGCGCACGCAGCCTCATCATTACTAAGTGA